TATGCAAGGAGAAAGAGAGAATTTAACAATGGAACTTTGCTTTGGCAAAGAATGCAAGGCCTCTACCTTTTTAGATAATGAATCATTCGATGATGTATTGATGAGTCTTTATGAACCACTTCTAAAAAAAACCAACTAATCTAGTTACTAAAATGAAGTTAAACAATAGGAATCTCTTTAAAGAAATTAAAATAATCTTAACAAAGTGGGGATTTAGCAAGCAGGGGCTTTCTAATAATTCCAAAGGTGAGTGGTATTTCTTTTCACAAATAATACTTATCCTGCTACATTTTATACCTCCATACCCAAAGATAGAGAATATAGCATTTGCAATAAATACTTGTTTTATAATTATTGGATTAGCTATTTCACTTCAAGGTCTAATCATTGTCATTAAAGCATTCATAGATTTAGGTGAAAACCTTACACCACTTCCTTATCCTATGAATGAATCGAAACTAATAAAAAATAATTCATATCAAAATATTCGACACCCACTTTATAAGGGATTATTATTTATTTCATTAGGAATATGTATTTTTTCTTTGAGTCTAATACATCTATTTCTGCTCATATCATTAACTTACATTTTAAAAACAAAAGCATTAAAAGAAGAAGAAAGACTGAAAATTAAATTTCCTGAATACAAAAAATATAGCAAAGAAGTGCCAGCTATTATAAAAAAAATAAAATATTTAGATTGGAGATACTGAAATGTTACTTATAAATAATTTAAAAGATAAGAATCAAAGAATATTAGATAACAAAAAAGAGAGTTTGAATCTTATTATTATAGCTATGAAATAATGATGAATAATATAAAATTATTTGATGCAAATAAATATCCATTAACAAATGGAATGCGTTTAATTGAAGCAAGTGCTGGAACAGGAAAAACATTTTCTCTTTCTCATCTTGTCTTAAGGTTATTGACTGAAAAAGAATATTCAATAAACGAAATACTAGTTGTTAGCTTTACAGAAGCAACGGCATCAGAAATAAAAGCAAAAATA
The sequence above is drawn from the Prochlorococcus marinus str. MIT 1013 genome and encodes:
- a CDS encoding methyltransferase family protein; amino-acid sequence: MKLNNRNLFKEIKIILTKWGFSKQGLSNNSKGEWYFFSQIILILLHFIPPYPKIENIAFAINTCFIIIGLAISLQGLIIVIKAFIDLGENLTPLPYPMNESKLIKNNSYQNIRHPLYKGLLFISLGICIFSLSLIHLFLLISLTYILKTKALKEEERLKIKFPEYKKYSKEVPAIIKKIKYLDWRY